The sequence CGGCGCGGTGGACCAACTCCTCGGTCAGGAGGGGGAGTCGGCGGACCGTACGGCCCAGGCCGACCCCGCCGCCCTGCTGCCCACCGGGATCGCCACCGCGATCGTCCACGGTGAGGAGGACATCGTCGTCCCGCTGGCCGTCTCGGAGGCGTACGTCGACGCGGCGGCGAAGTCCGGCGAGATGGTCGGGCTCACGCTCCTCGGCGATGTCGGGCACTTCCCGCTGATCGACCCGGCGGCCGACGCGTGCGCGATCGTGGCGGAGGAGATCACGCAGCTGGCGTGGTGAGGTCCGAAATCCCCCCGTTCATCGCGGACGGAAGCTGACCGCAAGGGTCCCTAGGTTGGTTCTCGTCGAACCGAACGAAGGGAGACCCGCAATGACGATCCTGGTGACCGGAGCCACGGGAACGGTCGGCCGGCGAGTGGTCGAACAGCTGCTGGAGCGCGGCGGGCACGTGCGGGCCGTGACGCGCGACCCGGCGCGTGCGGAGTTCCCGGCGGGTGTCGACGTCGTCCGCGGTGACCTCGCCGACCCGGCCTCACTGGAGAGCGCCCTGGCGGGCGTGACCGGGCTGCACCTGATCACCTTCGACGGCGGCCTCTTCGCCCCGCTGACCACCGGCGAGCAGCTCATGGAGCGGGCCCGCGCGGCGGGGGTGCGCCGGGTGACGGTGCTCAACGGCGGCGGGGACACCCCGATGGAGACCGCGGTACGGGGGAGCGGGCTGGCGTGGACCGTCGTCATGCCGGTCGAGTTCATGGCCAACGCCCTGGAGTGGGCGCCCGGCATCAAGGCCGAGGACGTGGTCCGCGAGCCCTTCGTGGACCGGCTGAGCGCGATGGTCCACGAGTCCGACATCGGGGCGGTCGCCGCGACCGCGCTCACC is a genomic window of Streptomyces sp. SID8374 containing:
- a CDS encoding NAD(P)H-binding protein, giving the protein MTILVTGATGTVGRRVVEQLLERGGHVRAVTRDPARAEFPAGVDVVRGDLADPASLESALAGVTGLHLITFDGGLFAPLTTGEQLMERARAAGVRRVTVLNGGGDTPMETAVRGSGLAWTVVMPVEFMANALEWAPGIKAEDVVREPFVDRLSAMVHESDIGAVAATALTEDGHGGQVYLITGPQALTVGDKVAALAAARGREIGLVELTEEEAVVGWRAKGMPEDVIGFLIEVYRDTPPEGRTVIDTVEKVTGRPARTFAQWAGEHAEFFRP